A single window of Nitrospirota bacterium DNA harbors:
- a CDS encoding NAD(+)/NADH kinase, producing the protein MNTIIKKIGIISKPRKSDAGPILTDLVRWLKDRGIEPLMDQETAGLIDFESSHKRPDIALLSDFIIVLGGDGTLISVARLIGGRETPILGVNLGSLGFLTEVTLEEMYPLLEKILAGKMSLDERWTLDVSVQRGNEELAKFTVLNDVVINKGALARMILMETVIDGRYLNTYRADGLIISTPTGSTAYSLSAGGPIINPKVGAIIISPICPHTITNRPIVVREDVMVEVTLRSENEDVNVTLDGQEGYPLQHLDKVVVKKSANVVQLITSPDKDYYEVLRQKLRWGL; encoded by the coding sequence ATGAACACAATCATAAAAAAAATAGGAATCATATCGAAACCACGGAAGAGTGATGCCGGCCCCATATTAACTGACCTTGTCAGGTGGCTTAAGGACAGGGGAATAGAACCGCTGATGGATCAGGAAACAGCGGGCCTTATAGACTTTGAAAGCTCACATAAACGACCGGACATCGCCCTCCTGTCAGATTTTATTATTGTATTGGGCGGGGACGGCACCCTTATAAGTGTCGCCAGACTGATCGGAGGCAGGGAAACGCCTATACTTGGAGTAAATCTCGGCAGCCTTGGATTCCTCACTGAGGTTACCCTCGAAGAGATGTACCCTCTTCTTGAGAAGATACTTGCAGGAAAAATGAGCCTTGATGAGAGGTGGACGCTTGACGTATCAGTACAAAGAGGGAATGAAGAGCTGGCAAAATTTACAGTCCTTAACGACGTAGTCATAAATAAGGGGGCTTTAGCCAGGATGATCCTCATGGAGACTGTAATTGACGGCAGGTATCTCAACACATACCGGGCTGATGGTTTGATAATATCTACACCCACAGGTTCTACAGCATATTCACTCTCTGCAGGCGGCCCAATAATAAATCCAAAGGTCGGTGCAATAATTATAAGCCCAATATGTCCACATACGATTACAAACCGGCCAATAGTAGTCCGGGAGGATGTAATGGTCGAGGTGACATTACGATCGGAGAATGAAGATGTAAATGTTACTCTTGATGGTCAGGAGGGTTATCCACTGCAGCATCTTGATAAGGTCGTTGTGAAAAAATCAGCCAATGTCGTACAACTAATAACATCGCCGGATAAGGATTACTATGAGGTGCTTAGGCAAAAGTTGCGATGGGGGTTATAA
- the gltA gene encoding NADPH-dependent glutamate synthase, with translation MQIPLQDMPEQDPGARVNNFEEVPLGFEEAIALTESMRCLDNCKAPCIKGCPVGIDIPAFIKKIESRDFIGAARTLKKYNLLPAICGRVCPQQEQCELVCVVAKKGDSVGIGRLERFAADFERMSGSVEIPEVAPATGRRVAVVGSGPAGLTGASELARLGHKVTIFEALHRPGGVLVYGIPRFRLPIDVIDNEIDMLKKMGVEIVCNAVIGKTLTIDDLFSEGYDAVLVGTGAGLPYFMGIPGENLCGIYSANEFLTRVNLMRADQFPDSLTPVFFGKKIAVIGAGDTAMDAARTSARMHPESVTVFYRRSREEAPCLPREMEHAEQEGVHLKFLTNPVKFIGDDNYFVKAMECVKMELGEPDASGRRSPREIPGSNYIEEVDTVIMALGFGVNPIIKETTPGLDTNKKGIIIVDPSTGKTSRDGVYAAGDIITGGATVIRAMGQAKVASKAMHEYLMSKEPALAASTK, from the coding sequence ATGCAGATACCGCTTCAGGATATGCCTGAGCAGGATCCTGGGGCAAGGGTCAATAACTTCGAGGAAGTTCCTCTCGGCTTTGAAGAGGCAATAGCACTGACAGAATCAATGAGGTGTCTCGATAATTGTAAGGCCCCATGCATTAAGGGTTGTCCTGTTGGAATTGATATACCTGCTTTTATTAAAAAGATCGAGTCAAGGGATTTTATAGGGGCTGCAAGGACCCTTAAGAAATATAATCTGTTACCTGCAATCTGCGGCAGGGTCTGTCCGCAGCAGGAGCAGTGTGAGCTTGTATGCGTTGTTGCCAAGAAAGGTGATTCAGTCGGAATCGGGAGGCTTGAGAGGTTTGCCGCTGACTTTGAGAGGATGAGCGGGTCAGTTGAAATCCCGGAAGTTGCACCGGCAACTGGAAGAAGGGTTGCGGTTGTAGGGTCAGGACCGGCAGGACTTACCGGCGCAAGTGAGCTTGCAAGGCTGGGTCATAAGGTTACGATATTTGAAGCGCTTCACAGGCCTGGCGGTGTCCTTGTCTATGGTATCCCGAGGTTCAGGCTTCCTATTGACGTTATAGATAATGAAATTGACATGCTCAAGAAGATGGGGGTTGAGATTGTCTGTAACGCAGTAATTGGCAAGACTCTGACTATTGATGACCTCTTTTCTGAAGGCTATGATGCAGTCCTTGTTGGTACAGGCGCAGGGCTTCCATATTTTATGGGCATTCCAGGAGAGAACCTTTGCGGTATTTATTCAGCAAATGAATTCCTGACTCGCGTAAATCTAATGCGGGCAGATCAGTTTCCGGATAGTCTGACCCCGGTATTTTTTGGTAAGAAAATAGCGGTTATTGGAGCTGGCGATACGGCTATGGATGCTGCAAGGACATCTGCACGTATGCACCCTGAAAGTGTGACAGTTTTCTACAGGAGGAGCAGGGAGGAGGCCCCATGTCTGCCGCGTGAGATGGAGCATGCGGAGCAGGAGGGTGTTCATCTTAAATTCCTTACCAATCCTGTCAAATTTATTGGAGATGATAATTATTTTGTGAAGGCTATGGAGTGCGTTAAGATGGAGCTTGGCGAGCCTGATGCCTCCGGCAGGAGGAGCCCGAGAGAGATTCCAGGTTCAAATTATATAGAAGAGGTTGATACAGTGATTATGGCCCTGGGTTTCGGGGTTAATCCTATAATAAAAGAAACAACCCCCGGTCTTGATACAAATAAGAAGGGGATTATTATCGTTGACCCTTCGACAGGCAAGACTTCAAGGGATGGCGTCTATGCGGCCGGTGACATCATAACGGGTGGTGCTACCGTCATTAGGGCCATGGGTCAGGCCAAGGTAGCCTCTAAGGCCATGCATGAGTATCTAATGAGCAAGGAACCGGCGTTAGCGGCAAGCACTAAATAA
- a CDS encoding sulfide/dihydroorotate dehydrogenase-like FAD/NAD-binding protein, with protein sequence MSYEILEKKELAPNTVMLQVLAPLAVKKMRPGQFIIVRVTANGERIPLSVSGWDAQKGTVRIIVQAAGRTSTELINLKKGDSITDLVGPLGQSSHIEKYGTCVLIGGGYGTGAIIPIARELKALGNKVIAIVGARSKDLVLMEDELRTVCDRVEISTNDGSSGTKGFVTDVLSEILKKEPVHMVTAIGPVLMMKAVSEMTRPLNIHTYVSLNAIMVDGTGMCGSCRVEVGGTTKFACVDGPDFDGHKVNFDELVYRQKMYVPYEKKASEDYACKANCH encoded by the coding sequence ATGTCTTATGAGATCTTGGAGAAGAAAGAACTTGCGCCAAACACGGTTATGTTGCAGGTCCTTGCCCCCCTTGCAGTAAAGAAGATGAGGCCGGGACAGTTTATTATCGTAAGGGTGACTGCTAATGGCGAGCGTATCCCGCTGAGTGTTTCCGGATGGGACGCTCAAAAGGGGACGGTGCGCATTATTGTCCAGGCCGCAGGAAGGACAAGTACGGAGCTTATCAATCTTAAGAAGGGTGATTCGATCACTGATCTGGTTGGCCCGCTCGGACAATCGTCTCATATAGAAAAATATGGAACATGTGTCCTGATTGGAGGGGGATATGGTACTGGTGCAATTATCCCTATAGCCAGAGAGTTAAAGGCTCTTGGCAACAAGGTCATAGCTATTGTAGGAGCGCGTTCAAAAGACCTCGTGCTTATGGAAGATGAACTAAGGACCGTATGCGACAGGGTGGAGATCTCAACGAATGATGGTAGTTCTGGTACGAAGGGATTTGTTACAGACGTCCTCTCAGAGATATTGAAGAAGGAACCAGTACATATGGTTACAGCCATAGGACCTGTGCTTATGATGAAGGCTGTATCTGAGATGACGAGGCCTTTGAACATACATACATATGTCAGTCTGAATGCCATTATGGTGGATGGGACCGGGATGTGCGGCTCATGTCGCGTTGAGGTTGGCGGTACAACTAAGTTTGCATGTGTTGACGGGCCTGACTTTGATGGACATAAGGTGAACTTTGATGAACTTGTCTACCGGCAGAAAATGTATGTGCCGTACGAGAAAAAAGCGTCAGAAGATTATGCATGTAAGGCAAATTGCCATTAA